The Salvelinus namaycush isolate Seneca chromosome 30, SaNama_1.0, whole genome shotgun sequence region TAATAGAAAACTGGACAGTTTTGGGTTACTAGAGGAAAACTAACTTGATCTGTTGATGCTAGCTAAATATCACAAAAAACATTGGGGGCAGCCATGCCCCTACCAGCGAACCAGTGGGATGTTTGCTCTGAGGTGAACAGGTCCACATGTGTTATTCCAAACCACTGCTATATCTTCACTACTTGTGGGTAAGGTCTCCATTCCCCCGGGGGGTGGGTTCTGTCTGCCACCTCGTTCACCTTGCCTGGGTAATGAATGGCTTCGTAGGGATGCCATGTGTTAGGGCCCATATCAGGAGTTGTTGGGCCACCTGCAGGGACCGTACAGACTTGGTTCCCCCTTGATGGGGAGCACTGTCGCTGTATTGTCTGATATCAGGCCATGTTTGAGATCCGGCTAAACTGAAGTTCTAGCATGTATGTGCAATTTCCTCCAACGGGGACACCACTCCACGTACAGACCTGTGTTGCCACTGCTCCCCAAGCGTCGGTTGTCACTACCTCCCGCCCTTGCTGGATCTGAGAGACACCTGTAGTCAGGTAGAGTAGCACGTATTTCTGTCCCGCTTGGGGTCCGAGCAGAAGTCATTGAACCACCCTAGTAGTTGCCTTAGACAGGCCTAATGGTGTCGCCGCCACGAGCATGCCCATCAGTTGTTGGAACGTTTGTACCTTCAGTGCATTTAACTGAAATTGTTGCAGAAGAATGCTGTCCACGCACTGAGGTATTATACATGCCCTCATAATGCAGGAGTTCAGAGCCATGCCATTAAAGGTGACCTTTTGGCTTGAAGTTGCACAGTAAGATCCAGTCCGGTGACGTGGTTCAGTGTCAGCGCTGTGCACTCGAGAGCCAGTTGAGGTAAGGAAGGCTCTTAATCCTCGTAGGTGCAGGGAGCTCAGGGCTGACCTCACGCATCTTGTGAGGATCCAGGGAGACACCGAAGGGTAATATCACACTGTTATGCCTGGCCCTGGAAGCCGAACTGCAGAAAACACCTGTGTTCCGGTAACACAGGAACGTGAAAGTAAGCATCCTTTAAGTCCAGGGATGGAAACCATTCCCTTGCGGATACAGTCTAGAGAACATCGACAACAGGTGAAAGGGGAGaacatttttaaacattttaaatcCAGAACTGGACAGGAGCATCTCTTTTTTCAGAACCAGGTTGAGTAAAAGCCATCTAACTCTTCTGATCGCACCCTTCCCCAGGAGAGATGTATACTTGATGCCCAGTAGGTCAGTTGCTGCTGGGTAAATCGGCCGACGTCCATTCCGTTTCTGCCCCCATGCCGGTTTGTGGGGGATGGCTGCATCGCTGTCTGGTACTGGCGAGCACCTGTGTTAGGCTGGGCTGAGTGAGTGGCAAGGTTCACACGTCATGCCTCCCTCTGCCACGACTGTGATGCCTGGTTTCTGGGATGTGGGTTCCACAGTGGTGTAGCCTGACTCAGCTGTTTTCTACATTCGATGTCCCGCTCAGTCGCGGGGCCCACTGGGAGCTTTCTCAGCGTCCGTCTAGAGTCATCGGGCTTGGGCGAGCCAGACCTTGCGACGAGTCACAAGGATGGACTTCAGTCTGCCTAGCTCTCTGGTCATGAAAGCAAACACTGTTGCAGAGGTCCAGCTGGAGCATTATGTTCTGTGCTAACATGAGCACTGAAGAGTTCCCAATGCAGGACGCTGTGTCGTAGGCCCGTGACAGTAGCTCATCTGTGGCCCTGCACTGAGGTCTGTCAGCAGGCATCTTTCAGGGCTTCATCTGGGGAGAGCATTAGCTCTATGTATTCATCCACCTTAGGCATATGGTCCAGGACATGTTTTACGTTTCTCATGGCAGATAGCGTCCTGTCCTTGCCGGAGGTCGGCCCAGCATCTCTGAAGGTGGCACAACGGTGTAGCTGCCGGGGCCTTACTGAATGGGTTAGCTGCAGGGGCTGTGGCTTGAGGGTCATCAAGCTAAGGCCGCACGCAGTACCGTGTGTATTGAGGCAGAGCTTCCTTCGGACTCACTGTGATCAGCCTCGGAATGACTCCTCTGACCCATCTTTAGTGTTGACTGAATGGGTCCACAACACTGGTTGGCACCTCCTTCACCATGTTAGGCGTGTCATCTTCATGGTCCCTAACGTGCTTGATTGGATAAGAGTGGACAGCGGGTCATCATCCCAGCTATCTGAGTCCTCTGTTGCGTCCCCCATGCTAGAGGGCCCCGAATTAGGGGGCTGGAAGGAACAAGTGTTTTTTAGCTGCTCTCTAAGGATAAGGAATGGACCTTCGAGTGAGGCTCTTTGACTTTTATACTGGGAGGGGGGCAATCGATTGAGGGCTTTCCCTCTTTTAGTGGCCCTGGCGAACAATGCCGGACGCTGGTAAATTGTGAAACCAGGCCCAGTGTTCTCAGCTCAGATTGAAGATGAATCTTTATTAAATAAATAGTTTATCAAATTAATATAGTAACCTAAGACTAAACAGCTACTACCTTACACAGTAATGGTAGAGCTACAATAACCTGGCAGGAGCTGCACAGCACCTGCAAAATGTGACAGTGGCAGctatgtgtgggggggggggggctgccctAGAGCATACCTACCATAGATGActcgtctgtgacagcatgggcaatGCCATTGAGGGTACAACTCAGGAATAGGAAGCATGGTGGAAACCAAACCCTCAATGGTGCTACCCATGCTACATCCTTTTGGTCACTAGAGGCCTCTGATACCCATCAACACTAATGACAAAGGACTGAGGAACTAACTAAAATATAATTTTCCTGACTGATGAAATCATTTCCCAGGCAAGGACAAGACAGAATCACAGGCATCCAGTATTGCTGATTGAGATTTGAAGAATGTTTATTTAACAACTTAATAAACCTTGTTTCACAGAAGTTATGCTGCTTTTAAATAGTATTTTTTCCCAGCTTCGCTTGTTAGGTTGGATGTTTAATCAGTGCAGGAACCAATGCGGTCTTAATATGCACCAGGGTTGAGGACAGAAACAGGTGTTTTCCATTTGTATAAGCACAGCTGATATAAAGCTCACCGACAATCACTTTCATATTATACACAACGTTGTCTTATGTTTGAATTTCTTTTATATATATAGAAAGGAAAACAAAAGTAAAAACCTACAAAAACAAAATCAAGTGGTAAAAATCAAGCACAGATACATACAAACCTAAAAATGCGATGTTTGTGTCCTGTGTCCTTTCAGGATCTTCCTCCCCTAACTCACACCTCACAGTCCAGAGGCTGAGGCCAAAACTGCATTTTATGGTTAGTTTAAATTAAATTATTGTAAATACTATGAAAAAAATGCAAGTTACACACCAATCAAAGGAGAAATGACCTTTTTCCATCTTATCTGGTGTTGCCACAAGGAGAGTGAGGGATGTGTGATCGGAATGGAAGATTGGGCGGGTGCAACACATACATTCTCCCCTGTGCCAGATGCTACTGGTGGGCACACTGCACTCCAGGGCCGTGGTGGCCTCCCTCATCGTCTGAGCTGTCGTTGTAGGCCTCACGTCGTCCTCCAGACGAGCCCTGGCTGACGTCGTAGTCCTGCAGGTCCACCTCCTCCGCGTCCCCAGACACGATGGGAGCCTCGGCACGTGTTGGCAGCAAGTCCTCCAGCTCCTGGGGGTTGACAGAGGAGAGGGTCACAGAAAATTAGAAAAACTGTCTATGCAGCTATCGTTACAAAGcacttaaaaataaataaattgacaCGTGGGGTACCTTAGCTCTTAAATAGCAATATCATTAGTAATGGTGTTTAAAAGCTGAACACAAGTGGCAGATTCATATAACAAGGtcagtttttttttaatataacAAAGCGCCATCAAACAACTAATCATAACCAGTATGGTCTGTGTCAAAATCCTAATCTGTTAGGAATGATAAAATTGTGTCATTCAATCCCATAATAGAACCAGTACCGTAAAGTTCAAGCTTCTGACAGAAATGGACACGTCTTTTCATAGTCCATGACTTACATTGAGTTTATCGGGGCTGATCCAGTTGTTGTCTGGGAACTGCACATCAAATTTAATATACAGGTCCCCTTTTTCAAATGGATTACGGTACTGTGGCATCCCTTCCCCTCGAACAACTCTGACCGAACCTGTAAAATAAAACGTTTTAAAAGAAACATTGCTTTCACATACTGCTGTATCATCTTCAACGTGTAAAACCAGTAAAAAGGATCAAATTCTTACCTGGCTCAATGACTTTGCCAGCAGCATACTTGACTACAATCTGTCTGCCGTCTAAGTGTTTCAACGTAAACTGGAATCCACAAAGTGCTTCGACAAGGCCAATCTTATGGGTCATGTGCAGGTCATGGGCCGCTCTTTTGTATGTCTGTTGGCATGAGAAAACAGGCAGTGTCAATAAGGTAAGAGACGTGGTTTTAGGCCAATTTAAGATAACTTGATAGATATGTTAACTAACCGATACTGCTGGCACATAAATAATGAACATAAGATAGCAGAAGCAGCCCCCCCCTCCCAGGAAGCGGTGCATATACATCCTGTCAGGGTACTGTACTAGTCTGTTTTCCACATGAGAGGCTGGTGCCATCTTCAGAGGAGTGAGTGAGGAGGTGACACAATGGAGTGGAAATGCTAGGACTACAGGATTAGGAACGACGTGCCACCCATGACTATAATTAATACCAAGTTATGCCAGACATGCAGGGGGCTCAGCGGGTGAGAGGACAGTACTGGAAACTGGATTACATCGTGTTCTCATTGGCCTAGCAGCATCGTGCCGTCACTGCAATCTGCCCCCAAAGGATCCCAGTCAAGAGTGCTGGAGGACCCAACTCAGCCAGCTGGACGCTTTTGTTCAACCAGCTACTATTCAACATTCGCCACCTATACTATACTCCTCATAGACATGCGAGACATAATAGCTGAGTAATAACAAGTTTACACATCAATGTTGCAGCTTCACTAATATGTTTCCACATTGTAATATTGCCCTTAGTCAACAAGAGCCAGTCTTAAGGAGTGGGGAccatggtgtccagagcacagcagTTCATCTCTACCTCATGCTCTTTCTCTTGCAGGACGAGGACAATGTCTCCTGGCTCTACCCCAGGCGCCTGGTCGGCTTCCCCTCCGAAGGTGATCTTCTGCCCATGCTTCATGCCTTTGTCGACATGAACCTCCAGGATTTTCACCTCCTTGCTAACCTTCTTGCCCTCGCACTTTTTACAGCGGTCTTTCTCGTTGATGACCTCACCTGTGGGTATAACAATAGAAGTTTAGGAGTCAAAGCCTTttttctaaccactaggctacctggggcggcaggctgctggatca contains the following coding sequences:
- the LOC120025114 gene encoding dnaJ homolog subfamily A member 2-like encodes the protein MANVVDTKLYDILGVSPTATENELKKSYRKLAKEYHPDKNPNAGDKFKEISFAYEVLTNPEKKELYDRYGEQGLREGGGGGGGMDDIFSHIFGGGLFGFMGGQGRSRNGGRRRGEDMVHPLKVSLEDLYNGKTTKLQLSKNVLCGTCNGQGGKTGAVQKCVACRGRGMRIMIRQLAPGMVQQMQSVCTDCNGEGEVINEKDRCKKCEGKKVSKEVKILEVHVDKGMKHGQKITFGGEADQAPGVEPGDIVLVLQEKEHETYKRAAHDLHMTHKIGLVEALCGFQFTLKHLDGRQIVVKYAAGKVIEPGSVRVVRGEGMPQYRNPFEKGDLYIKFDVQFPDNNWISPDKLNELEDLLPTRAEAPIVSGDAEEVDLQDYDVSQGSSGGRREAYNDSSDDEGGHHGPGVQCAHQ